The following proteins come from a genomic window of Bacteroidales bacterium:
- the tatA gene encoding twin-arginine translocase TatA/TatE family subunit, producing the protein MIENQILLGIIGGQEIIIILIIVLLLFGGRKIPELMRGLGKGLKEFRDASSGKSSDKDVNEKKEESKDTDK; encoded by the coding sequence ATGATTGAAAATCAAATATTGCTTGGCATAATAGGCGGACAGGAAATTATTATCATCCTTATAATTGTTTTGTTATTATTTGGAGGCAGGAAAATTCCCGAATTAATGCGAGGACTTGGTAAAGGACTTAAAGAATTCAGGGATGCTTCGTCCGGTAAAAGTTCAGATAAGGATGTCAATGAAAAAAAAGAAGAATCAAAAGATACGGATAAATAA